A single region of the bacterium genome encodes:
- the rpsG gene encoding 30S ribosomal protein S7, which translates to MRGKVTKREIEPDLSYNNVLVAKLINQVMRRGKKTVAVKIVYRAFEIIKEKTKKEPLEVFEEALKNAAPLLEVKPKRVGGATYQVPVEVKGDRKITLAMRWIIKAAKSKKGKPMAEKLSEELILAANNEGAAVKKKIDTHRMAEANRAFAHFAR; encoded by the coding sequence ATGAGAGGAAAAGTAACTAAACGCGAAATCGAGCCGGATCTCAGCTACAACAACGTTCTGGTTGCAAAATTGATCAACCAGGTGATGCGTCGGGGAAAAAAGACGGTGGCGGTTAAAATCGTCTACCGGGCCTTCGAGATCATAAAAGAAAAGACGAAAAAGGAGCCCCTCGAGGTTTTTGAAGAAGCTCTGAAAAACGCCGCTCCTTTATTGGAAGTCAAGCCCAAAAGAGTGGGAGGAGCGACCTATCAGGTTCCAGTCGAGGTCAAGGGCGACAGAAAAATCACTTTGGCGATGCGCTGGATCATCAAAGCGGCCAAGTCCAAGAAAGGAAAGCCGATGGCGGAAAAACTGTCCGAAGAGCTAATTTTAGCAGCCAACAACGAAGGCGCCGCCGTCAAAAAGAAGATTGATACTCACCGGATGGCCGAGGCCAACCGAGCTTTTGCCCATTTTGCCCGATAA
- the rpsL gene encoding 30S ribosomal protein S12 yields the protein MPTIHQLVKRGRKKIAKKDKTPALTYGFNVLKNRPQDYFSPFKRGVCLKVFTTTPKKPNSALRKVARVRLTNGMEVTAYIPGEGHNLQEHSVVVIRGGRVKDLPGVRYHIVRGILDAGGVENRKQERSKYGTKTPK from the coding sequence ATGCCAACAATCCATCAGCTCGTAAAAAGGGGCAGAAAAAAGATTGCCAAAAAGGACAAGACGCCGGCTCTGACCTACGGTTTTAATGTTTTGAAAAATCGTCCCCAGGATTATTTTTCCCCCTTCAAAAGAGGCGTTTGCCTGAAGGTTTTCACGACGACTCCGAAAAAGCCAAACTCCGCTCTGAGAAAAGTGGCCAGAGTCCGCCTGACCAACGGCATGGAGGTCACCGCTTATATTCCCGGTGAAGGCCACAATCTTCAGGAGCACTCGGTCGTCGTCATCAGAGGCGGCCGGGTCAAAGACCTGCCCGGAGTCAGATATCACATAGTCAGGGGAATTTTGGACGCCGGCGGAGTGGAAAACCGCAAACAGGAAAGATCTAAATACGGAACAAAAACGCCTAAATAA
- a CDS encoding site-2 protease family protein, with the protein MFTIFTLVVLLFSLVIHEVSHGLAAEALGDNTAKDQGRLSLNPLKHLDPFGSVLVPLLLFMVTAGRGPLFGWAKPVPVNPYNFKDQKWGLLKVSLAGPAANFLVAVFFSIIIRVFPLPGLMIQLLGTIILYNLLWGFFNLVPFPPLDGSSILFSLLPEKFSRVRLFFHQYGPFLLVFFVLFGFRFLNTLVFSVFKFLVG; encoded by the coding sequence ATGTTTACGATTTTCACTTTAGTTGTTCTGCTTTTTTCCCTGGTCATCCACGAGGTTTCTCACGGATTGGCCGCAGAAGCTCTGGGCGACAACACTGCCAAGGACCAGGGCCGGTTGTCTTTAAACCCCTTAAAGCACCTGGATCCTTTTGGTTCGGTTTTGGTACCTTTGCTTCTATTCATGGTGACAGCCGGCCGGGGGCCTCTTTTCGGTTGGGCAAAGCCGGTGCCGGTCAATCCTTATAATTTTAAAGATCAAAAGTGGGGCCTGTTGAAAGTTTCCCTGGCCGGGCCGGCAGCCAATTTCCTGGTGGCGGTTTTTTTCAGCATCATCATCAGGGTTTTCCCGTTGCCTGGGCTAATGATCCAGCTCTTAGGGACGATTATTTTGTACAATCTCTTGTGGGGATTTTTCAACCTGGTGCCTTTTCCTCCGCTCGACGGTTCGTCGATCCTTTTTTCTTTGCTGCCGGAAAAGTTTTCCAGAGTCAGGCTTTTTTTTCATCAGTACGGCCCGTTTCTGCTGGTGTTTTTCGTTCTCTTTGGTTTTCGCTTCCTCAATACCCTTGTTTTTTCAGTCTTTAAGTTTTTGGTCGGGTAA
- a CDS encoding Type 1 glutamine amidotransferase-like domain-containing protein has protein sequence MASENDFAEQVRNADIIFLAGGKTFRLVKKLSKFPDLERSFKNKIVVASSSGVYVLSKYFCTNFPPKLGKGLGILNIKTFCHYDQKTYGKWLKKLIAHKKSLPILTLPNYKWVVIYK, from the coding sequence TTGGCTAGCGAAAATGATTTTGCTGAACAAGTAAGAAATGCTGACATAATTTTCCTTGCCGGCGGCAAGACGTTTCGGCTCGTCAAAAAACTTTCTAAATTTCCCGATCTCGAACGGTCCTTCAAAAATAAAATTGTCGTTGCCTCTTCGTCCGGTGTTTATGTTCTATCGAAATATTTTTGCACGAATTTCCCGCCAAAACTCGGTAAGGGATTAGGAATTCTCAATATCAAAACCTTTTGCCATTATGACCAAAAAACATACGGCAAGTGGCTGAAAAAACTCATCGCCCATAAAAAGAGTTTGCCCATCCTCACTCTCCCCAATTACAAATGGGTAGTAATTTATAAATAA
- a CDS encoding nucleoside monophosphate kinase, whose amino-acid sequence MDFPFFKTKVEGLSKKLNLSDPSERWEYFHLKAGPEIEKIKTYLEKNSFIAYLLGKKNSGKGTYSKLLIEIFGEDRMAQISIGDLVRSVHKAVEASEEEKKSLIEFLEKNYRGYLPIEKAIDALLGRDLKTLLPTEFILALLKREISKVSKKALFLDGFPRNLDQVSYSLFFRELIGYRDDPDFFVLIDLPEKVIEERMKYRRVCPKCQTSRNLKLLPTTKIDYHQDKKEFYLSCDNPTCSGAEMISKEGGDLGMEGIRDRLNIDANLINKANSLYGIPKILLRNSIPADQAKNLADDYEITPEYSYKWNEAEKKVVVIEKPWVFADDEGVPSVSLLAPAVVVSLIKQLVKVLGI is encoded by the coding sequence ATGGATTTTCCTTTTTTTAAAACCAAAGTTGAAGGATTGAGCAAAAAGCTTAATTTATCAGACCCATCCGAACGATGGGAATATTTTCATTTAAAGGCGGGCCCGGAAATCGAAAAGATAAAAACTTATCTTGAGAAAAACAGTTTTATCGCCTACCTTTTAGGGAAAAAGAATTCAGGCAAGGGCACTTATTCAAAATTGTTGATTGAGATTTTTGGAGAAGACAGAATGGCCCAGATTTCAATTGGAGATCTGGTCAGATCTGTTCATAAAGCGGTTGAGGCTAGCGAGGAGGAGAAAAAGTCATTGATTGAGTTTTTAGAGAAAAACTATCGTGGCTATTTGCCCATAGAAAAAGCCATTGATGCTTTATTGGGCCGCGATCTTAAAACGCTTTTGCCTACCGAATTTATTTTAGCTCTTTTAAAAAGGGAAATTTCCAAAGTTAGCAAAAAAGCATTGTTTTTAGACGGCTTTCCGAGAAACTTGGATCAGGTTTCCTATTCTTTATTCTTTAGGGAGTTGATTGGCTATCGGGATGATCCGGACTTTTTTGTTTTAATTGATCTGCCGGAAAAGGTTATTGAAGAAAGAATGAAGTATAGAAGAGTTTGTCCCAAATGTCAGACTTCAAGAAATCTAAAATTATTGCCAACTACTAAAATTGACTATCACCAAGACAAAAAAGAGTTTTATTTGTCTTGCGATAACCCGACTTGCAGCGGAGCTGAAATGATAAGTAAAGAAGGGGGCGATTTGGGCATGGAAGGGATCCGTGACAGGCTAAACATCGATGCCAACCTGATTAATAAAGCCAATTCACTTTACGGCATTCCCAAGATTCTTTTAAGGAATTCCATACCCGCTGACCAGGCAAAGAATTTGGCTGACGATTATGAGATTACTCCGGAATACAGCTATAAATGGAATGAGGCGGAAAAGAAAGTTGTTGTTATTGAAAAGCCCTGGGTTTTTGCTGATGACGAGGGCGTGCCTTCGGTCAGCCTGCTGGCGCCGGCAGTAGTCGTTTCTTTGATAAAGCAACTAGTCAAGGTTTTGGGCATTTAG
- a CDS encoding ComEC/Rec2 family competence protein translates to MNIRSRKLIIGIIAILFCFNVLAWTAVFQASGQSLKVVFFDVGQGDAIFIETPKKTQILIDGGPSKKIVEKLGKELPFFDRSLDFIIATHPDSDHISGLVEVLKSYKVGLVGWTGVKGLTLEFQELSNEIEENKSSKVVLKKGQKILVGRNLFFEVLAPLEDFEGKAVKDYNTSSLVLRMVYGKNTFLFTGDAPVSIEKKLIEEGTDISSQVLKIGHHGSSSSTGESFLEKVNPEIAVIQVGKDNRYGHPAPEVLGRLEKYGIKVMRTDERGNIKAFSDGAKIIINTEKRD, encoded by the coding sequence ATGAACATTAGATCCAGAAAACTTATCATTGGCATTATAGCGATTCTTTTTTGTTTTAATGTTTTGGCCTGGACAGCTGTTTTTCAAGCCAGCGGGCAATCTCTAAAAGTAGTTTTCTTTGATGTTGGCCAGGGAGACGCTATCTTCATTGAGACTCCGAAAAAGACCCAGATTCTGATTGACGGCGGTCCTTCAAAAAAGATTGTTGAAAAACTTGGTAAAGAATTGCCTTTCTTTGACAGGTCACTTGATTTTATCATTGCCACTCATCCTGATTCAGACCACATAAGCGGGTTAGTCGAGGTATTGAAGAGTTATAAGGTAGGTTTGGTCGGCTGGACAGGGGTCAAGGGTTTGACGTTAGAATTCCAGGAGCTTAGCAATGAAATCGAGGAAAACAAATCAAGCAAAGTTGTCTTAAAGAAAGGCCAAAAAATCCTTGTCGGCAGAAACCTTTTCTTTGAAGTCTTGGCGCCTCTGGAGGATTTTGAAGGAAAGGCAGTCAAAGACTATAATACTTCCTCTTTGGTTTTGAGAATGGTTTACGGTAAAAACACTTTTCTCTTTACCGGAGACGCTCCCGTATCTATTGAAAAGAAACTAATAGAAGAGGGGACCGATATTTCAAGCCAGGTTCTCAAAATCGGCCACCACGGCTCTTCAAGTTCGACCGGAGAATCTTTTCTTGAGAAGGTTAACCCAGAAATTGCCGTCATTCAGGTCGGTAAAGATAATAGGTACGGCCACCCGGCTCCAGAAGTCTTGGGAAGATTAGAAAAATATGGTATCAAAGTGATGAGAACAGACGAGCGGGGGAATATCAAGGCTTTTTCTGATGGCGCAAAAATAATAATTAATACGGAGAAAAGAGATTAA
- a CDS encoding formylglycine-generating enzyme family protein, whose product MIEPELVKIPEGESMMGSTKEQIEDLFKRFPEIDKRLLERELPQHKVFLKEYYIGKTPISNREFLAFIKDTSYVTTAEKEGTGMVFTPGFNEIKGADWKHPQGSASGIDEKMDHPVVQVSWHDAIEYCRWLSKETGKKYRLPTEAEWEKAARGTEARIFPWGNSWDPDICNAEYRIKDTTPIKRFSPDSDSPYGCADMCGNVFEWTSTTIGSIEPWPSKYKYPYNPKDGREDLAVNTRRVGRGGSYSRGEVFCRAAFRFADLPDDRYSTQGFRPVLEYEH is encoded by the coding sequence ATGATTGAGCCAGAATTAGTAAAAATTCCTGAAGGGGAATCCATGATGGGATCAACCAAAGAACAAATAGAAGATTTGTTTAAAAGGTTTCCCGAGATAGACAAAAGATTGCTTGAAAGAGAATTACCCCAGCACAAAGTTTTCCTTAAAGAATACTATATTGGTAAAACTCCCATCAGCAACAGAGAGTTTTTAGCTTTTATTAAAGATACGAGTTATGTCACTACTGCAGAAAAAGAAGGAACTGGAATGGTTTTTACTCCAGGATTTAATGAGATAAAAGGGGCCGACTGGAAACATCCCCAAGGGTCAGCTTCTGGCATTGATGAAAAGATGGACCATCCGGTTGTTCAGGTTTCCTGGCATGACGCTATTGAGTATTGCCGGTGGCTATCCAAAGAAACCGGAAAAAAATATCGGCTTCCCACAGAAGCTGAGTGGGAAAAAGCGGCCAGGGGGACAGAAGCAAGAATCTTTCCCTGGGGAAATAGCTGGGATCCTGATATCTGCAACGCTGAATACAGAATCAAGGATACGACTCCAATAAAGAGATTTTCGCCTGACTCAGACAGTCCCTATGGCTGCGCTGACATGTGCGGGAATGTTTTTGAGTGGACCTCGACCACTATTGGGAGCATTGAGCCATGGCCGTCAAAATATAAATATCCTTATAACCCGAAAGACGGCAGAGAAGATCTGGCTGTTAATACAAGAAGGGTGGGAAGAGGAGGTTCTTATTCCCGGGGCGAGGTTTTCTGCAGAGCGGCTTTTAGGTTTGCGGATCTTCCAGATGACCGGTATTCGACTCAGGGATTCAGGCCTGTCTTAGAATATGAACATTAG
- a CDS encoding NYN domain-containing protein, translating to MDNLNPKEKVAVYIDGSNFYGYLKDKEVNFPKGVKFDFKSFVDFLVGDRICVSKRYYTGVFRNLDGTEKSQQLVYGQQKFFTNLGKDGFTIKRGRIMPIGKIYKEKGTDVKIAVDLIVGAIDNVYDTAILVSSDTDLIPAIRYIKYKERKLEYVGFSHAPSLGMQKYANFSRLLLPEDIEKFKEKTLL from the coding sequence ATGGATAATCTCAACCCAAAAGAAAAAGTTGCTGTCTATATAGACGGAAGCAATTTTTATGGCTATCTAAAAGATAAAGAGGTAAATTTTCCCAAAGGCGTTAAGTTTGATTTTAAGTCGTTTGTAGATTTTTTGGTCGGCGATAGAATATGCGTTTCAAAAAGGTATTATACGGGTGTTTTTAGAAATCTTGACGGGACTGAAAAAAGTCAGCAATTAGTATATGGACAACAAAAATTCTTTACCAATCTTGGAAAAGACGGTTTTACGATCAAGCGCGGTAGGATCATGCCGATCGGCAAAATATATAAAGAAAAGGGCACTGATGTGAAAATCGCGGTTGATTTAATAGTAGGGGCCATTGATAACGTATACGACACGGCAATTTTAGTCAGCTCCGATACAGATTTAATTCCGGCTATCCGTTATATCAAATATAAAGAAAGGAAATTAGAATATGTCGGTTTTTCCCACGCTCCATCTCTGGGAATGCAAAAATACGCAAATTTTTCTCGGCTTTTACTACCAGAGGATATAGAAAAATTCAAAGAAAAAACTCTTCTATAG
- a CDS encoding helix-turn-helix transcriptional regulator, producing MNRTKKMQKAVDFQEYLKNQLKNPEMKEHYDEYGKRLEIAYQILRLRKQNKMSQAELAKRIGTRQSNVARLETGQQNFTTETLQKIALVFDRDLKIEFV from the coding sequence ATGAATAGAACAAAAAAAATGCAAAAAGCAGTTGATTTCCAAGAATACTTGAAAAATCAATTGAAAAACCCTGAGATGAAGGAACACTATGACGAATATGGCAAGCGCCTAGAAATCGCTTACCAGATTTTAAGATTGCGTAAACAAAACAAAATGTCGCAAGCGGAATTGGCAAAAAGGATCGGCACTAGACAAAGCAATGTGGCTCGTCTAGAAACGGGTCAACAGAATTTTACTACCGAAACCCTCCAAAAAATAGCTTTGGTTTTTGACCGCGATCTCAAAATAGAATTTGTTTAA
- a CDS encoding type II toxin-antitoxin system RelE/ParE family toxin has protein sequence MIYPDNIEYKVKFYRNSQTSKSPVLEYIENLGYKERAKILKYIEFLRGHKGYLDEPYSKHIKGKIRELRVNFSKNRFRIFYFIFIRKTIVLLHAFLKKTERTPVQEIKKAEENYYDVINNPKLYE, from the coding sequence ATGATATACCCTGATAATATAGAGTATAAAGTAAAGTTTTATAGGAATTCTCAAACCAGCAAAAGTCCTGTTTTAGAGTATATAGAAAATCTTGGTTATAAAGAAAGAGCAAAAATCTTAAAATACATTGAATTCCTGAGAGGGCATAAAGGATATTTAGACGAACCGTATTCAAAACATATAAAAGGGAAAATCAGGGAATTAAGAGTAAATTTTAGCAAAAATAGATTCAGAATTTTCTACTTTATATTTATCAGGAAAACAATAGTTTTACTTCACGCGTTCTTGAAGAAAACCGAAAGAACGCCAGTTCAGGAAATCAAAAAAGCTGAAGAAAATTATTACGACGTCATAAATAACCCGAAATTATATGAATAG
- a CDS encoding DUF5679 domain-containing protein, which produces MAETATAYCVKCKAKREMNDPKEITMKGKGGTKRRAMTGICPKCGTKMFRILGKA; this is translated from the coding sequence ATGGCAGAAACAGCAACAGCATATTGCGTAAAGTGCAAGGCAAAGAGAGAAATGAATGACCCCAAGGAAATCACCATGAAGGGAAAGGGCGGGACTAAGAGACGGGCTATGACCGGCATTTGTCCGAAGTGCGGAACCAAGATGTTCAGAATTCTCGGCAAAGCCTAG
- a CDS encoding DUF4395 family protein, translating into MNPCFAYNSSLRFARSFFGIVALLAYFLQNQWLVFVLGIIMAMAAISLKYNIVYQLHLNFLKKLLKSKEEEPVAKDSAELSLACGLGASFLLIPALLFGLDKWVSFGWAMVLLNSFLMLLAGITGACVASIMYATIKKALRK; encoded by the coding sequence ATGAATCCTTGTTTTGCGTATAATAGTTCTCTTAGGTTTGCCAGGAGCTTTTTCGGCATTGTTGCTTTGCTTGCCTACTTCCTTCAAAACCAGTGGCTGGTCTTTGTTCTGGGAATTATTATGGCCATGGCAGCGATTTCTTTAAAGTATAATATCGTCTATCAGCTCCACCTCAATTTCCTCAAAAAACTCCTGAAGAGCAAAGAAGAAGAGCCGGTTGCCAAAGACTCGGCTGAACTTTCTCTTGCCTGTGGCTTGGGCGCCTCGTTCTTGCTTATCCCGGCTCTGCTCTTTGGACTTGATAAATGGGTGTCTTTTGGTTGGGCAATGGTTTTGCTCAATTCGTTTTTAATGCTCCTCGCCGGAATCACCGGAGCTTGCGTTGCTTCAATAATGTACGCTACTATCAAAAAGGCTTTGAGAAAGTGA
- a CDS encoding orotidine 5'-phosphate decarboxylase / HUMPS family protein, with protein MLNPRFKYLQIAFNRSLPEVRHMINFLPVSDRILIEAGTPLIKRYGVKGITFLKDCWEQKLQKPGYIVADLKCMDRGSTEVEAVSLAGASAATCLGLAPIETISEFINKCKMANIDSMVDMMNVEFPFEVLQKLRKLPKIVVFHRGVDEADLNRERQLPLRNIRRVKGTYNNILVSVAGGETVREVTSSFFNDANITIVWRAFYEAPEKTAELAKEFLELINKV; from the coding sequence ATGCTAAATCCAAGATTTAAATATCTGCAAATCGCCTTTAACCGCTCCTTGCCCGAAGTCAGGCATATGATTAATTTTTTGCCTGTTTCCGATAGAATTTTAATTGAAGCTGGCACTCCTTTAATTAAAAGGTACGGTGTCAAAGGAATCACTTTTTTAAAAGATTGCTGGGAACAAAAACTGCAAAAGCCGGGCTATATTGTGGCCGACCTCAAATGCATGGACAGAGGCTCAACTGAAGTTGAGGCGGTTTCTTTGGCCGGAGCTTCAGCAGCTACCTGTTTGGGACTAGCGCCAATTGAAACCATTTCTGAATTTATTAATAAATGCAAAATGGCCAATATTGATTCAATGGTTGACATGATGAATGTCGAGTTTCCATTTGAGGTCCTGCAAAAATTGAGAAAGCTGCCGAAAATCGTCGTCTTTCACCGCGGCGTTGACGAGGCCGATCTAAACCGGGAAAGACAGCTTCCCCTCCGCAACATCCGCCGAGTCAAGGGAACCTACAATAACATCCTGGTTTCCGTGGCCGGAGGAGAAACCGTCAGAGAAGTCACCAGCTCGTTTTTCAACGATGCCAATATAACGATTGTCTGGCGGGCTTTTTACGAAGCTCCTGAAAAAACGGCCGAGTTAGCCAAAGAATTTTTAGAGCTTATAAACAAAGTTTGA
- a CDS encoding orotidine 5'-phosphate decarboxylase / HUMPS family protein yields the protein MILDKKQKYLQIALNSTLEEAEEIIRQLPASERILVEAGTPLIKIYGAKAISKIKAWAGPGTYVVADLKTADLAPREVKMASAAGASGITCLGVSPIETIDLFIDECRKVGVDSMVDMMNVENPVLTLRKLKTPPDVVVLHRGVDETEFSKERQIPYYQIKQLKGNYGCLVAVAGGDTIREVQRAIFNDADIVVVWKEFYQPTAKTTDLAREFLKEIK from the coding sequence ATGATTCTCGATAAAAAGCAAAAATATCTCCAGATTGCCCTAAACAGCACTCTCGAGGAAGCGGAAGAAATCATCAGGCAATTGCCCGCCTCAGAAAGAATTCTGGTCGAGGCCGGCACCCCCCTGATTAAAATCTACGGCGCCAAGGCAATCTCCAAAATCAAAGCCTGGGCGGGGCCGGGGACTTACGTTGTCGCCGACTTAAAAACCGCCGATCTGGCCCCCAGAGAAGTGAAAATGGCCTCGGCGGCCGGAGCCTCGGGAATCACCTGCCTCGGAGTTTCTCCAATTGAAACAATAGACCTGTTTATTGATGAATGCCGCAAAGTCGGAGTCGACTCGATGGTTGACATGATGAATGTTGAAAATCCTGTCCTTACTTTGCGGAAATTAAAAACGCCCCCGGATGTCGTTGTCCTGCATCGAGGGGTCGACGAAACCGAGTTTTCCAAAGAAAGACAAATCCCCTATTACCAGATAAAGCAACTGAAAGGAAACTATGGCTGTTTGGTGGCGGTGGCCGGCGGAGACACCATCAGAGAAGTCCAGCGAGCCATTTTCAACGACGCCGACATTGTCGTCGTTTGGAAAGAGTTCTACCAGCCGACGGCCAAGACCACCGATCTGGCCAGAGAATTCCTTAAAGAGATCAAATGA
- a CDS encoding EF-Tu/IF-2/RF-3 family GTPase, which produces MDLNQFIVDDSFSILGKGTVFVGRVLRGTIKAGMKCTNFPDREVIIRKIEKPLGGDQESASAGQSVGLMLEGLDSAERETVLNFI; this is translated from the coding sequence ATGGATTTAAACCAATTTATCGTCGATGATTCTTTTTCGATTCTGGGAAAAGGGACTGTTTTTGTCGGCAGAGTTTTGAGAGGAACAATTAAGGCTGGAATGAAATGCACTAATTTTCCCGACAGAGAAGTGATCATTAGGAAAATAGAAAAACCCCTGGGCGGGGATCAGGAGTCGGCTTCAGCTGGTCAGTCAGTCGGCTTGATGCTGGAAGGACTGGACTCGGCCGAAAGGGAAACTGTTCTGAATTTCATCTGA
- a CDS encoding slipin family protein codes for MQEIPQSGNPIGSLISILLFLGFGGWFLVQTGIISGGLLSLGGVGFILFILLVAGLKIIDQFERGVVLTLGKYSSTRQPGLNWIFPGIQRMIKIDMRIITTNIPQQEVITKDNVPVGTNAVVYFRVDSAERAILDIENFSKAVREYAQAALRDVIGGIELDTLLAEREKIADEITKIVDEATEAWGVKITDIKIQDIELPADMKRVMAKQAESERERRAVIIRAEGEYTAAEKLAQAAERLSQVPGGLSLRTLATIEKINPDPSKTVIFALPVEVLEGIKYLGDAFKDKKQG; via the coding sequence ATGCAAGAAATACCGCAGTCGGGTAATCCCATCGGTTCTTTAATCAGCATTTTGCTTTTCTTGGGCTTTGGCGGCTGGTTTCTGGTCCAAACAGGGATTATTTCCGGAGGATTATTATCTTTAGGAGGAGTCGGCTTCATTCTTTTTATACTTTTGGTCGCCGGCTTAAAGATTATCGACCAGTTTGAAAGGGGAGTGGTTCTGACTCTGGGAAAGTACAGCTCAACCAGACAGCCTGGTTTGAACTGGATCTTTCCGGGAATCCAGAGGATGATCAAAATTGATATGAGGATCATCACTACTAATATTCCCCAGCAGGAAGTGATTACCAAGGATAATGTGCCGGTCGGAACCAATGCCGTCGTCTATTTCAGGGTTGATTCTGCCGAAAGGGCGATTTTAGACATTGAAAACTTTTCCAAGGCAGTTAGAGAGTATGCCCAGGCGGCCTTGAGGGATGTTATCGGCGGCATCGAATTGGACACTTTGCTGGCAGAGAGGGAAAAGATTGCCGACGAGATCACCAAGATTGTTGACGAGGCAACCGAGGCTTGGGGAGTCAAGATCACCGACATCAAGATCCAGGACATTGAGCTGCCGGCCGACATGAAAAGGGTGATGGCAAAACAGGCCGAGTCAGAAAGGGAAAGAAGGGCGGTCATTATCCGGGCCGAAGGCGAATACACCGCGGCGGAAAAGCTGGCTCAGGCAGCCGAAAGATTGAGCCAAGTTCCGGGCGGCCTTTCCTTGCGGACTTTGGCGACGATTGAAAAAATCAACCCCGATCCCTCAAAGACCGTAATTTTTGCCTTGCCGGTAGAGGTTTTAGAAGGGATAAAATATCTGGGAGACGCTTTTAAAGATAAAAAGCAGGGATAG
- a CDS encoding YbhN family protein — MRYLRYLFVVILIVVAFSLVSSKFRSSYHDIPALFNEARKELFLILILAEGVFYLTYGLLSKTLLEIAGTRISLKETVKVGALITLGFQVAPFVGGAVLAYLFYKKHKISSSTFLFLATVSSILNLLNYIIFSFVSIILVRRSFPSLVPQKEILSILIAVIFVLLSGYFLFRNRAKNLILLLCLAAKPIDKIGGVFAKRELLGQEKIKGIIGELLRDLGLVLQSRAKAVRVLVFSLLLYTVNLSVIYFSFFVFGYRPSIPLLILGVILSYLLSALSLFPEAPGVMEASMVTVFISLGFPAHVSLFSVLLYRLVSYWLPMPFGLLVYLNLNGHLPKGRKDLFENGETP; from the coding sequence ATGCGCTATCTTAGATACCTGTTCGTCGTTATTCTGATAGTTGTCGCTTTTTCTCTCGTTTCCTCGAAATTCCGCTCTTCTTACCACGATATTCCCGCTCTTTTCAACGAGGCCAGAAAAGAGCTGTTTTTGATATTGATTTTGGCCGAAGGAGTTTTCTATCTGACTTACGGCTTACTTTCAAAAACCCTTTTGGAGATCGCCGGCACCAGGATATCTTTGAAAGAAACGGTTAAAGTTGGAGCTTTGATAACTTTGGGTTTTCAGGTGGCCCCTTTTGTCGGCGGCGCCGTTCTTGCCTATCTTTTTTACAAAAAGCACAAGATTTCTTCCTCAACTTTCTTATTCTTAGCGACGGTTTCTTCGATTTTAAACCTTTTGAATTACATTATTTTTTCTTTCGTTTCAATAATTCTTGTCCGCCGGTCTTTCCCTTCCCTCGTCCCCCAGAAAGAGATTTTAAGCATTCTGATTGCGGTTATCTTTGTCCTGCTCTCAGGGTATTTTTTATTCAGAAATAGAGCAAAAAACCTGATTCTGCTTTTATGCCTGGCGGCAAAACCGATCGATAAAATCGGCGGAGTTTTTGCCAAAAGGGAACTTCTTGGGCAAGAGAAAATCAAGGGGATTATCGGGGAACTTTTGAGGGATCTAGGCTTGGTTTTGCAGAGCCGGGCAAAAGCTGTCAGGGTCCTAGTTTTTTCCCTGTTGCTTTATACTGTCAATCTTTCTGTTATTTATTTCTCTTTTTTTGTTTTTGGCTACCGGCCCAGCATTCCCTTACTGATCCTCGGCGTTATCCTCTCTTACCTGCTTTCGGCTTTAAGCCTGTTTCCCGAAGCTCCCGGGGTCATGGAAGCTTCGATGGTGACGGTTTTCATCAGTCTGGGCTTTCCGGCCCACGTTTCCTTATTTTCCGTCCTCTTATACAGGCTTGTTTCTTACTGGCTGCCCATGCCTTTCGGCCTCTTGGTTTATCTCAATTTGAACGGCCATCTGCCAAAAGGCCGCAAAGACCTTTTTGAGAACGGGGAAACCCCGTAG